The Coffea arabica cultivar ET-39 chromosome 9e, Coffea Arabica ET-39 HiFi, whole genome shotgun sequence genome has a window encoding:
- the LOC113710122 gene encoding uncharacterized protein: MAESTRFRTIEEQVRKQEAKLQELMESLQESNSEQQQIKNELKIELEESNRRMENLLAGMEQNLNQVLEQKFSELLLMMNSGREKATEGGSRMADQPPLLPTPPAHQRLQVDYESQRTFRKDWSKFQIPNPPKIELQMFTGENPREWLRKCNKYFLNYQVPDEHKVDVIEMYLEGKADRWFQGVKMEKIKLSWEEFGELLCRRFNDRSCKDIVEEFNKLQQLGNMEDYQEKFEELKALMLIKNRNLDENYFISSFISGLKEEIKPMIKMLKPVTLTEAFELSQWQEYALKLQHKNYKENVKPLGENRLGLTRSTANTQGTAAYKVPFYNSHKSPRTGNLQEGTKDTRRLSAQELQFRRNNGLCFKCGEKYGVGHQCKTGHANCMILEEEDEATFEDAVGEHDEHTGNPGQTMDMSLHALSEALKRKTITLTGVLNGEEVLILVDTGSSDSFINSELVIGMDIKYQWVDQPFSVIMGNGTSVTSNAVCPGVKWGINQHQFRFDLKAMELGGWDIILGVDWMTHFSPITFDFQQLRISLHHEGGEIHLHGQADNCDLDLIRGKDLRTFIEYKRQMCMAISSQQSEENSTESMPLAVQELLQDYEDIFQTPHSLPPSRNVDHEIPLKPDAQPFKLKPYRYPHCHKEEIERQVTEMLQTGIVKHSNSPFASPVLLVKKKEGTWRFCVDYRKLNELTVKDRFPIPNVDELLDELAGSVFKTKLDLTAGYHQIKVKPQDTYKTAFQTHCGHFEFLVMPFGLTNAPATFQSLMNQVFQPYLRKFVLVFFDDILVYSPTLEEHIQHLRVVMNILRDNQLYVKKSKCTFAQKRVDYLGHTITDKGVTMDESKVSSILQWPVPQTVKELRGFLGLTGYYRRFVKHYGQVCKPLTELLRKDSFGWNTKAQESFEHLKKLMCSAPVLGLPDFKKEFVVETDASGGGIGAVLMHEGHPIAFLSKALSPRNLGLSVYEKELLALVMAVTKWRHYLVGNHFVI, from the coding sequence ATGGCCGAAAGCACCAGGTTCCGCACCATCGAAGAACAGGTGAGGAAACAAGAAGCTAAGCTTCAGGAACTCATGGAATCATTGCAGGAATCTAATTCTGAGCAACAGCAAATCAAGAACGAATTGAAGATAGAGCTTGAAGAAAGCAACAGGCGGATGGAAAATCTGTTAGCAGGAATGGAGCAGAATCTCAACCAGGTCCTGGAGCAGAAATTCAGTGAGTTGCTACTTATGATGAACTCTGGGAGGGAGAAGGCAACTGAAGGAGGTAGCCGGATGGCAGATCAGCCACCACTTCTTCCAACTCCACCAGCTCATCAGAGGCTGCAAGTAGATTATGAGTCCCAGAGGACCTTCAGGAAGGATTGGAGTAAGTTTCAGATTCCAAATCCTCCTAAGATTGAATTGCAAATGTTTACTGGAGAAAATCCTAGGGAATGGTTAAGAAAATGTAACAAATACTTTCTCAATTACCAAGTTCCTGATGAACACAAGGTAGACGTAATTGAGATGTACTTAGAAGGCAAGGCTGACAGATGGTTTCAAGGAGTCAAAATGGAGAAAATTAAGCTTAGTTGGGAAGAATTTGGGGAACTACTCTGTCGCAGGTTTAATGACAGGTCTTGTAAGGATATAGTGGAAGAATTTAATAAGTTGCAGCAGTTAGGGAATATGGAGGATTATCAGGAGAAGTTCGAAGAGTTGAAGGCCTTGATGCTGATAAAGAATCGAAACTTAGATGAGAATTACTTCATTTCTAGCTTCATTAGTGGTCTGAAGGAGGAAATCAAGCCTATGATCAAGATGTTAAAACCTGTCACCCTGACTGAAGCATTTGAATTGTCCCAGTGGCAGGAGTACGCATTGAAATTGCAGCACAAGAACTATAAGGAGAATGTCAAACCTCTGGGAGAAAACAGGTTAGGACTGACAAGGAGCACTGCAAACACTCAAGGAACTGCTGCCTATAAGGTACCATTCTACAACAGCCACAAATCTCCCCGGACAGGGAATTTGCAGGAAGGTACTAAGGATACTAGGAGACTTTCTGCACAGGAACTGCAGTTTAGGAGAAATAATGGATTGTGTTTCAAATGTGGAGAGAAATATGGGGTAGGACACCAGTGTAAGACTGGCCATGCGAACTGCATGATACTAGAAGAGGAGGACGAAGCCACATTTGAAGATGCTGTGGGGGAACATGATGAACATACTGGAAATCCTGGTCAGACCATGGATATGTCCTTACATGCCTTATCTGAGGCCTTAAAGAGGAAAACCATAACACTCACAGGGGTTCTGAATGGAGAAGAGGTACTCATCCTAGTTGATACTGGGAGTTCTGACAGTTTTATTAACAGTGAGTTGGTTATTGGGATGGATATCAAATACCAGTGGGTGGATCAACCTTTCTCTGTTATTATGGGAAATGGAACTAGTGTCACCAGCAATGCTGTGTGTCCTGGGGTGAAGTGGGGTATTAACCAACACCAATTCAGGTTCGATCTTAAGGCAATGGAATTGGGAGGCTGGGATATCATACTAGGTGTGGATTGGATGACACATTTCAGTCCCATCACATTTGACTTTCAACAGCTTAGGATCTCCTTGCACCATGAAGGAGGGGAAATTCATCTACATGGGCAGGCAGATAACTGTGATTTGGACCTGATCAGAGGCAAGGACTTGAGAACCTTCATTGAATACAAAAGACAGATGTGCATGGCCATAAGTTCTCAACAGAGTGAAGAGAACAGCACAGAGTCTATGCCCTTGGCAGTACAAGAACTGTTGCAGGATTATGAAGATATATTTCAGACACCTCACTCATTACCTCCAAGCAGAAATGTGGATCATGAGATACCTCTTAAACCAGATGCTCAACCATTCAAACTCAAACCTTACAGATATCCTCATTGTCACAAGGAGGAAATAGAGAGGCAGGTGACTGAGATGCTACAGACGGGCATTGTCAAGCACAGCAACAGTCCATTTGCTTCTCCTGTGTTGCtggtcaagaagaaggaaggcaCCTGGAGGTTCTGTGTGGACTACAGAAAGCTGAACGAACTCACTGTCAAGGACAGATTTCCAATACCCAATGTAGATGAGTTGCTGGATGAATTAGCAGGATCTGTGTTCAAAACTAAACTGGATTTGACTGCAGGTTACCATCAGATCAAGGTCAAGCCACAGGACACTTACAAAACAGCCTTTCAAACCCACTGTGGTCACTTTGAATTCCTGGTAATGCCTTTTGGCCTCACCAATGCTCCTGCAACCTTCCAGTCATTGATGAACCAGGTATTCCAACCTTACCTGAGGAAATTTGTTCTAGTTTTCTTTGATGACATCTTAGTGTATAGCCCCACACTGGAGGAACACATCCAGCATTTACGAGTTGTGATGAATATATTGAGGGATAACCAACTCTATGTGAAGAAATCCAAATGTACATTTGCTCAGAAGAGAGTAGACTATTTGGGGCATACCATTACTGACAAGGGAGTTACCATGGATGAATCCAAGGTGAGTAGTATCTTGCAATGGCCTGTGCCACAAACTGTCAAAGAGTTGAGGGGATTCCTGGGGTTAACTGGCTACTACAGGAGGTTTGTTAAGCACTATGGACAGGTGTGCAAGCCTCTGACTGAACTACTCAGAAAGGATAGCTTTGGATGGAACACAAAAGCACAGGAATCTTTTGAGCACTTGAAGAAGCTGATGTGTTCAGCTCCAGTTCTTGGATTACCAGACTTTAAGAAGGAATTTGTTGTTGAAACAGACGCCAGTGGAGGAGGAATTGGGGCAGTTTTGATGCATGAAGGACACCCCATTGCTTTCCTGAGTAAGGCACTGTCTCCCAGGAACTTAGGCCTGTCAGTTTATGAGAAGGAACTCCTTGCCTTGGTAATGGCAGTCACAAAATGGAGACATTATCTGGTGGGAAACCACTTTGTTATTTGA
- the LOC113710121 gene encoding uncharacterized protein produces the protein MDYRHVLIKCNAEADFNRIWTRGVWQLSKYPMRVFRWTRDFHVHRESSLVPVWVTLPALPIHYFDKHSLFSILSPVGRPMFLDSATAAGTRPSVARVCVEIDIAKIIVSRVWVAVEGESSFWQRIVPENMPTYCSFCLRLGHSQVECKKNLLEDGMRQHHQQQGLKLQGNNVQLSHLENVHKKAVVNESQDVRTTDMIHEGGTQQIAVEEVAGSHMMAEEGDKMVQNDDRLNPLLAEGDEGRKEKNPMKEDSGPIMIEEEHDASIPKHSFISKPSSIFAEGQVAAMGDETDNIAIQAFLHMEGSSHAHHGEQTIMGDQLDKQQANEKQGTHLPADNSFILENHHMAESNALDNIYVDLRGAEEDFVSTDNAVAGNLSPRLVVPPQQLLESSSDALNIDQSQRDDREFRQMRGKGVRARFTSDRQLRGIAKVPNLRRLIKLVRLHQVHFVVICEPKVDVSKIESIRLRLSFDYVFVNCLSDIWVFYSSPFVCSTVGSSDQHISLHVQNPLLPSPIIMSFVHAKCSVEERRELWCSLLNDKPTIHPWCIGGDFNVILAPHEKRGGRPFAIAEGADFMSFMEEAGVFDVGFSGSSFTWSNNRRSRARISKRLDRFLVNGACLDLSDAISVLHLTRHPSDHAPLKISFATRLDNKPRPFRFLNVWTSKPELLEVIRQAWNQNVDGSPLRILCSKLLTTRRAIQSWNKQYFGNIMDTVHFAEIAVQRAEEMVDQDDSDECQIELNKAQADLRHALSIEEQFWRQKARVKWLKEGDRNSRYFHAVVKQRRVQGMIHCIKNSNGVWMDKDEDIASEAISYFNDLFTGPLDSFSNMLHLIPRMISPYDNGKLESLPTIEEVYQVVKSMDEESAAGPDGFTGKFFIFAWEVIKQDIYNAILSFFCGAELPRFITSTSIVLIPKMTNPQEFSHFRPISLCNFFNKLLSRILADRLAGILPKIISPQQTGFVKGRNITENFLLAQEVVSGIGKRNRGGNVAMKLDMSKAYDRVAWGHIINVLRSFGFGEIFIDMVWRLLSNVWFSIIINGSSHGFFKSLRGLRQGDPLSPALFIIGAEVLSRGLNNLALQSGFLGFKVPYGCPDITHLAFADDILIFANGSALSLRAIMQVLEAYQRCSGQLINVQKSCYLVHPMMSMARRRVIHRITKFACKPFPICYLGFPLYFGRIKSSYFGGVCQSIIGRIQSWKSRVLSFGGKIVLIKHVLESMPVHLMSASVIPGKVFKIIEKTCSSFLWGSSPNESKFHWIRWSQLCYPVDEGGVGFRRLQDVYTAFSSKLWWNFRTRSSLWETYMKAKYCRGLHPCQVELKNKDSSIWRRMVNVSRQVELSMLWVAKEGACHFWYDNWLGCGALFLQVPVNLELSFHNFINNGHWDVNLLCRTIPKEYVSYILQQPIPEDGSEVEVFWMPTTSGKFSLHSAFQDIRQTQNKSMVFASIWHPRIPFKVSFFMFRLLRGRIPIPDRLCELGFHLPSKCFCCPSASEEPIEHLFSNGHTASVVWSYFGGLCGLSPGTSLRSRLVGWWLRSYDSELRRIMGRIIPTIICWQIWKARNKAMFEGAQMRPSAICQAIFLEIKSMVGIHFKQAFRSQSFRQLYDSPNFNVGRIAFKAIRWESKEPGRFILNTDGCSKGNPGLGGGGGVLRDSTGLPLFGFSAYFGQTTSLHAEVRALLIGLQTCIQRGFGNICIQSDSLALVRIIHRQIQCPWQITREVRQIRHFLEYPTCLSHCYREANTVADALSNEGVSHPQQHVRLYDTFSTFPRLARGAIRLDRIGMPSFRKIKHM, from the exons ATGGATTACAGGCATGTTCTTATTAAATGCAATGCTGAAGCAGACTTTAACAGAATTTGGACGAGAGGAGTTTGGCAATTGAGCAAATATCCAATGCGTGTATTCAGATGGACCAGGGATTTCCATGTGCATAGGGAGTCTTCTTTGGTACCGGTTTGGGTAACTCTTCCGGCTCTCCCTATTCATTATTTTGATAAACATTCTTTGTTCTCCATATTGTCACCAGTAGGAAGACCCATGTTCTTGGATTCGGCAACGGCTGCTGGAACACGTCCTAGTGTGGCCAGAGTGTGTGTTGAGATCGATATAGCTAAAATCATCGTGTCTAGGGTCTGGGTTGCTGTAGAAGGGGAATCTAGTTTTTGGCAACGAATTGTTCCAGAGAATATGCCaacttattgttcattttgctTACGATTGGGTCATTCTCAAGTGGAGtgcaaaaaaaatttgcttGAGGATGGAATGCGGCAACATCATCAGCAGCAAGGATTAAAGTTACAAGGGAATAACGTTCAGTTGTCCCACCTTGAAAATGTCCATAAAAAAGCTGTTGTGAATGAATCTCAGGATGTGCGAACTACAGATATGATTCATGAAGGAGGAACACAACAGATTGCAGTAGAGGAAGTTGCTGGTTCTCATATGATGGCCGAAGAAGGAGATAAAATGGTTCAAAATGATGACCGGCTCAATCCACTGTTAGCTGAAGGAGatgaaggaaggaaggaaaaaaatccAATGAAGGAGGACTCTGGTCCTATTATGATTGAAGAGGAACATGACGCATCAATTCCTAAACATTCATTCATAAGCAAACCAAGTTCAATTTTTGCTGAAGGACAAGTTGCAGCTATGGGAGATGAAACCGACAACATTGCTATCCAAGCATTTTTGCACATGGAGGGTTCATCGCATGCACATCATGGGGAACAAACAATAATGGGTGACCAGCTGGATAAGCAACAAGCAAATGAGAAACAAGGGACCCATCTTCCAGCAGACAACTCATTCATATTGGAAAATCATCATATGGCCGAAAGTAATGCATTGGACAATATCTATGTTGACTTACGTGGGGCTGAGGAAGATTTTGTTTCCACAGACAATGCAGTTGCGGGCAATTTGTCTCCAAGATTGGTTGTCCCACCTCAGCAGCTGCTGGAATCATCAAGCGACGCTTTAAATATTGATCAATCACAAAGGGATGACCGTGAGTTCCGACAAATGCGAGGAAAGGGTGTTCGTGCTCGATTCACATCCGACAGACAATTAAG aggGATTGCAAAGGTTCCTAATTTAAGAAGATTAATTAAACTAGTACGGCTTCATCAAGTTCATTTTGTTGTGATATGTGAACCAAAAGTAGATGTGTCAAAAATTGAGTCCATTCGTCTTCGATTATCATTTGATTATGTCTTTGTTAATTGCTTGAGTGATATTTGGGTTTTCTATAGTAGTCCTTTCGTTTGTTCCACTGTTGGTAGTTCAGACCAGCATATATCTCTACATGTTCAAAACCCGTTGCTTCCTAGTCCAATCATCATGTCCTTTGTTCATGCAAAGTGTTCGGTGGAGGAGCGTCGAGAATTATGGTGTTCATTGTTAAATGATAAACCTACAATACATCCTTGGTGTATTGGGGGGGACTTTAACGTCATTTTGGCACCTCACGAAAAACGTGGAGGACGTCCATTTGCTATAGCGGAAGGAGCTGATTTCATGTCTTTTATGGAGGAGGCTGGGGTCTTTGATGTAGGATTTTCAGGTTCTAGTTTCACGTGGTCTAATAATCGGAGGAGTAGAGCTCGGATTTCAAAAAGGTTGGACAGATTTTTAGTCAACGGGGCTTGTTTGGATCTCTCTGACGCCATTTCTGTGCTCCATTTGACAAGACACCCTTCGGATCATGCTCCGTTGAAGATTTCATTTGCAACTAGGTTGGATAATAAGCCACGTCCTTTCCGTTTTTTGAATGTTTGGACATCCAAACCTGAACTCTTAGAGGTGATTCGCCAAGCTTGGAATCAAAATGTTGATGGATCTCCACTGCGAATTTTATGCTCTAAATTATTGACAACGAGAAGGGCTATTCAATCATGGAACAAGCAATACTTTGGTAACATCATGGACACTGTGCATTTTGCGGAAATTGCGGTACAACGAGCAGAGGAGATGGTAGATCAAGATGACTCAGACGAATGCCAAATTGAGTTAAATAAGGCTCAAGCGGATCTCCGTCATGCACTATCAATTGAAGAGCAGTTTTGGAGGCAAAAGGCTAGAGTCAAATGGCTTAAAGAGGGAGATAGAAATTCACGGTATTTTCATGCGGTGGTAAAGCAAAGACGTGTTCAAGGAATGATACATTGCATCAAAAATTCCAATGGAGTTTGGATGGACAAGGATGAGGACATAGCAAGCGAAGcaatatcatattttaatgATCTTTTCACGGGTCCTTTGGATTCATTTTCGAATATGTTGCACCTAATTCCGCGTATGATTTCTCCATACGACAATGGAAAGCTAGAGTCACTGCCTACGATCGAGGAGGTATATCAAGTAGTAAAATCAATGGATGAGGAAAGTGCTGCTGGCCCGGATGGTTTCAcaggaaaattttttatatttgcgTGGGAAGTGATCAAACAAGATATTTATAATGCAATACTCAGTTTTTTCTGTGGGGCGGAGTTACCTCGGTTTATCACTTCTACCTCGATCGTACTAATTCCAAAAATGACAAATCCTCAGGAATTTTCTCATTTCAGACCAATCAGTCTATGTAACTTTTTCAATAAGTTGCTTTCCCGGATCTTGGCGGATAGACTGGCTGGTATATTGCCAAAAATAATTTCCCCCCAGCAAACAGGCTTTGTGAAGGGTCGTAATATAACGGAAAATTTTCTACTGGCTCAGGAAGTGGTTTCGGGTATTGGAAAAAGGAATAGAGGTGGTAATGTGGCTATGAAGCTAGATATGtctaaggcatatgaccggGTCGCTTGGGGTCATATCATCAATGTCCTGAGAAGTTTTGGTTTTGGGGAAATATTTATTGATATGGTATGGCGCTTGCTTTCTAATGTCTGGTTTTCAATTATTATTAATGGGTCTTCACATGGTTTCTTTAAGTCCTTGAGAGGGCTTCGTCAGGGTGACCCATTATCACCTGCGCTTTTCATTATCGGAGCTGAAGTACTGTCTAGAGGATTGAACAACCTTGCACTGCAATCGGGCTTTCTGGGCTTCAAAGTTCCATATGGTTGTCCAGATATAACTCACTTGGCGTTTGCGGATGATATTCTCATATTTGCAAACGGATCCGCTTTGTCTCTAAGGGCGATCATGCAGGTGTTAGAGGCGTATCAAAGATGTTCGGGACAACTTATTAATGTGCAAAAAAGTTGTTACTTGGTCCATCCAATGATGTCAATGGCGAGACGAAGGGTGATTCATCGTATCACAAAATTTGCCTGCAAGCCTTTTCCAATATGTTATTTAGGGTTTCCGCTCTACTTTGGAAGAATTAAATCATCATATTTTGGAGGAGTGTGCCAGTCTATTATAGGGAGGATTCAGTCATGGAAATCAAGGGTACTTTCCTTCGGAGGCAAGATAGTTCTAATCAAGCATGTCTTGGAATCAATGCCAGTGCATCTAATGTCAGCATCTGTGATCCCGGGTaaggtttttaaaattattgAAAAAACCTGCTCATCCTTCCTGTGGGGATCATCACCCAACGAATCAAAGTTTCACTGGATAAGATGGTCTCAACTATGTTATCCGGTTGATGAGGGCGGAGTTGGTTTCCGGAGATTACAGGATGTATACACAGCATTTTCTTCCAAGCTATGGTGGAATTTCCGAACAAGATCATCGCTGTGGGAGACATACATGAAAGCAAAATACTGCAGAGGTCTTCATCCTTGTCAGGTAGAACTCAAAAATAAGGATTCCTCAATATGGCGGAGGATGGTAAATGTGAGCCGACAAGTGGAGCTTTCTATGTTATGGGTTGCAAAAGAGGGGGCATGTCACTTTTGGTATGATAACTGGCTAGGATGTGGTGCTTTGTTCTTACAAGTACCGGTTAACCTAGAGTTGTCATTCCATAATTTCATAAACAATGGTCACTGGGATGTGAACCTCTTATGTCGCACAATACCAAAGGAGTATGTGTCCTACATTTTACAACAACCCATTCCGGaagatgggagtgaagtggaaGTCTTTTGGATGCCTACAacatctggaaaattttccttaCATTCGGCTTTTCAAGATATTAGGCAGACCCAAAATAAGTCGATGGTTTTTGCATCGATTTGGCATCCTCGTATCCCTTTcaaagtttcatttttcatgttCAGATTGTTGCGAGGGAGGATACCGATACCAGATAGGCTATGTGAACTTGGTTTTCATTTACCGTCCAAGTGTTTCTGTTGTCCTTCGGCATCCGAGGAGCCTATTGAGCATTTATTCTCCAACGGCCACACGGCGTCGGTAGtatggagttattttggaggattATGTGGATTAAGCCCAGGAACTTCTTTGCGGTCTCGATTAGTAGGATGGTGGTTGAGGTCGTATGATTCTGAGTTACGGCGGATTATGGGCCGAATTATTCCTACTATTATTTGTTGGCAAATTTGGAAGGCAAGAAACAAAGCAATGTTCGAAGGTGCTCAAATGCGACCATCTGCAATCTGCCAAgcaattttcttggaaattaagTCCATGGTAGGGATTCATTTCAAACAAGCATTCCGATCCCAGTCTTTCCGACAATTGTATGATTCGCCGAATTTTAATGTTGGAAGAATTGCCTTCAAAGCTATTCGCTGGGAGTCAAAGGAGCCAGGGCGGTTCATACTAAATACAGATGGTTGTTCTAAGGGTAATCCAGGTCtgggtggaggtggtggtgttCTAAGGGATTCAACGGGATTACCACTTTTTGGTTTTTCGGCCTATTTTGGACAAACTACAAGTCTCCATGCAGAGGTTCGGGCACTTCTCATTGGTCTTCAAACGTGTATACAAAGGGGGTTTGGGAATATATGTATACAATCGGACTCATTGGCCTTAGTTCGAATTATTCATCGTCAAATTCAGTGTCCATGGCAGATTACAAGGGAGGTCAGGCAGATTCGGCATTTTTTGGAGTACCCGACTTGTTTATCACATTGTTATCGGGAGGCTAACACAGTTGCTGATGCGTTGTCCAATGAGGGGGTATCTCATCCACAGCAACATGTCAGGTTGTATGACACCTTTTCTACATTCCCAAGACTGGCCCGTGGGGCAATACGTCTAGACAGAATAGGAATGCCTTCATTTCGCAAAATTAAACATATGTAG